In one Plasmodium reichenowi strain SY57 chromosome 7, whole genome shotgun sequence genomic region, the following are encoded:
- a CDS encoding hypothetical protein (conserved Plasmodium protein, unknown function), giving the protein MSYATCPFNYVNINPNQKEDLLRFEISAVDNYNHLKELETKSRIRFSLVILIISILMYYFYKYRNSNIIIETLNNVPLVSFTIIFFYFVIKYDYKNLFKSKDYINSLNKTLKGFNLYLDNKTLKLCLIGTLRKE; this is encoded by the exons aTGTCGTACGCTACATGTCCCTTCaattatgtaaatataaatccAAATCAGAAGGAAG ACTTGTTAAGGTTCGAAATATCTGCTGTTGACAATTATAATCACTTGAAAGAATTAGAAACAAAATCGAGAA TTCGTTTTAGTTTAGTAATTTTGATCATATCCATTTTAATGTATTACTTTTACAAATACAGAAATTCAAATATA ATTATTGAAACATTGAACAACGTACCTCTAGTGAGCTTTActattatctttttttattttgtaataaaatatgattaCAAGAATTTGTTCAAATCAAAAGA ttatataaatagtTTAAATAAGACATTAAAAGGATTTAACTTATATTTGGATAATAa gaCGTTGAAGCTTTGCCTTATAGGAACTTTGAGAAAGGAATAA
- a CDS encoding hypothetical protein (conserved Plasmodium protein, unknown function~part of same gene as PRSY57_0717800A~gap found within coding sequence), with amino-acid sequence LSGRYKADIEKQYYMHDLPWVWHKNFYTGTNHFCDNMVIGKKKWYRKEQQNEKMKESMKKINNLVLEYREECKNKKRYNFLEKVVNTLGDEIAHKYIRKIKNIYL; translated from the exons CTTATCTGGTCGTTATAAGGCAGATATAGAAAAACAGTACTATATGCACG aCCTGCCTTGGGTATGGCATAAAAATTTCTATACTGGTACCAACCATTTTTGTGATAACATGGTGataggaaaaaaaaagtggTATAGGAAGGAACAgcaaaatgaaaaaatgaaagaatctatgaagaaaataaataactTGGTTTTAGAATATAGAGAG GAATGTAAAAACAAGAAAagatataattttctaGAAAAGGTAGTAAACACCCTAGGAGATGAAATTgcacataaatatataagaaaaataaaaaatatttatttataa
- a CDS encoding hypothetical protein (conserved Plasmodium protein, unknown function~part of same gene as PRSY57_0717800B~gap found within coding sequence) — MQNVYNIFRQGQKRTYMTTALDRKIREVPYLSRYVILEKLKKKPRYMSECIGTPRRAYDYNTFDKIRYKPTFNPYVHLNKDKKYRLDNWKSRDHEHFDPLKCYVRGSRKSYD; from the exons ATGCAGAATGTGTACAATATATTTCGACAAGGCCAGAAAAGGACCTATATGACAACTGCACTA GATAGAAAAATAAGGGAAGTTCCTTATCTTTCTCGTTATGTTATATTAGAAAAGCTTAAAAAGAAACCTCGATATATGTCTGAATGCATTG gAACTCCAAGGAGAGCTTATGATTACAATACCTTTGATAAGATAAGATATAAACCAACATTTAATCCTTATGTTCACTTgaataaagataaaaaatatagattAGATAATTGGAAGTCCAG aGACCATGAACATTTTGATCCTTTAAAATGTTATGTAAGAGGAAGCAGAAAAAGTTATGAT
- a CDS encoding Ham1-like protein, putative: MEIYLVTGNMNKKEEFLKMMDEELNVEFVNINLDEIQAQDIVEINEHKVKTAYNILKKQDNNKNKKRYVITDDTGLFISKLNNFPGPYIKWMQKALGSKGIADVVSRLDDNTCHAICTYSVYDGKDVHSFKGITNGKIVEPRGDNKFGWDNIFQPESLSKTFGEMTFDEKQNFSPRFKAFVQLKEFLMNEHKKYNNEF, from the exons atgGAGATATATTTAGTGACTGgaaatatgaataaaaaggaagaatttttaaaaatgatggATGAAGAATTAAACGTTGaatttgtaaatataaatt tGGACGAAATCCAGGCTCAAGACATAGTAGAAATTAACGAACATAAAGTAAAAACTGcgtataatatattaaagaaacaagataacaataaaaataaaaaacgTTATGTCATAACAGACGATACAGGATTATTTATAAGCAAGTTGAATAATTTCCCAGGACCATacat taAGTGGATGCAGAAGGCTCTGGGTTCCAAAGGAATAGCTGACGTGGTTTCAAGACTAGAC gaCAACACATGTCATGCTATTTGTACTTATTCTGTGTATGATGGTAAAGATGTACACTCTTTCAAAGGAATAACAAAC GGAAAGATAGTTGAACCTAGAGGAGATAATAAATTCGGATG GGATAATATATTCCAACCCGAAAGTCTTTCCAAAACCTTTGGAGAAATGACATTTGATGAGAAGCAAAATTTTTCCCCACGATTTAAGGCCTTCGTACAATTAAAa gaatttttaatgaatgagcataaaaaatacaataatgaattttaa
- a CDS encoding ferrodoxin reductase-like protein: protein MRRNLLSLNGKISTIIKSDKLKTRGISSYNILKNNINVSLERNNKNRFFFSSLKSHQKIGGGILNSYDIFLILSLLAVPTILNNKFGKMSNSIANCSNVEKVFLIKSNELQDGEMKEIKVHEEKDTVLLVRVNNKYYCLGPKCPHYSAPLKSGVLTNEYITCPWHDAKFDIKTGECINGPSFDDIPKYEVVIEGNEVYALLPKKLEIFEKKRICECKGSCEKKNILIVGGGAATLGALETFLKLGYNGKLIICSKDAYKPYDRPTLSKNISNCNNCDELYEEIKLKENSYYNKSNIIYKNNVYVEKVDTENKKAHLNNGEIINYDKILITTGISPSPSPMKNMNLDNLFTLHNLSDNIKIGEYAKEGSKCVIIGSSFIACELSSALKKKNVNVTLISKDDVPFYGSFGEKIGNIVLNILKEKNIKFYPSMHPTEYIIDKRFFSRKSGNIIHGVRLNNGEVINCDYVIEALGCIPNSDFLDEKYKNVNNFIEVDKHFKVKNSDNMYAAGDVCTFPYFLTDEMVNICHWNVAIQQGRIAAHNMLRDDKKEFNFIPFFNTNIFGKNFRYSGYVKNYDKIIYEGDLLKHNFIGYFVKNDKVASIITLGNNKMASLNECMAKNKVPKVYELEGGLKNSDSMIASLKI, encoded by the exons atgagaaGGAATCTTTTAAGCTTAAATGGAAAAATAAGTACTATCATTAAAAGTGACAAATTGAAAACAAGAGGAATATCATCATAcaacatattaaaaaacaatattaaTGTTTCATtagaaagaaataataagaatagattttttttttcatcattaaAGAGTCATCAAAAAATCGGAGGAGGTATTTTAAATAgttatgatatatttttgattttatctttattagCAGTACCAACTATATTAAATAACAAATTTGGTAAAATGTCAAATAGTATAGCAAATTGTTCGAATGTAGAAAAagtatttttaataaaatcGAATGAATTGCAAGATGGTGAAatgaaagaaataaaagtaCATGAAGAGAAGGATACGGTCTTATTAGTACgtgtaaataataaatattattgtttaGGACCCAAATGCCCTCATTATAGTGCTCCGTTAAAATCTGGTGTTTTAacaaatgaatatattacGTGCCCATGGCATGATGCTAAATTTGATATAAAAACAGGCGAATGTATTAATGGCCCGTCATTTGATGACATACCAAAATATGAAGTTGTAATTGAAGGTAATGAAGTATATGCTTTATTACCAAAGAAATTAGaaatttttgaaaaaaaaagaatatgtGAATGTAAAGGAAGctgtgaaaaaaaaaatatattaattgtAGGAGGCGGTGCTGCTACCTTAGGTGCATTAgaaacatttttaaaattagGATATAATGGAAAATTAATCATATGTAGTAAAGATGCTTATAAACCATATGATAGACCAACGCTATCTAAAAATATATCGAATTGTAATAATTGTGACGaattatatgaagaaataaaattaaaagaaaattcttattataacaaaagtaatataatatataaaaataatgtatatgtaGAAAAGGTTGATacagaaaataaaaaagcacatttaaataatggtgaaattataaattatgataagATATTAATTACTACTGGTATAAGCCCATCCCCATCACCTATGAAGAATATGAATTTAGATAATTTATTTACCTTACATAATTTAAGTGACAATATTAAAATTGGTGAATATGCAAAAGAAGGATCGAAATGTGTTATTATTGGTTCCTCATTTATAGCATGTGAACTTTCTTCTGctttgaaaaaaaaaaatgttaacGTAACTTTAATATCTAAAGATGATGTACCTTTTTATGGATCCTTTGGTGAGAAAATTGGAAATATTGTGCTTaacattttaaaagaaaaaaatattaaattctATCCATCTATGCATCCAAcagaatatataatagacAAAAGATTTTTCAGCAGAAAAAGTGGTAACATAATTCATGGAGTAAGGTTAAATAATGGTGAAGTTATAAATTGCGATTATGTTATTGAAGCTTTAGGATGTATACCTAATTCTGACTTTTTagatgaaaaatataaaaatgtgaataattttattgAAGTTGATAAGCATTTCAAGGTAAAAAATTCTGATAACATGTATGCTGCTGGAGATGTGTGTACTTTTCCTTATTTCTTGACAG ATGAGATGGTAAATATTTGTCACTGGAATGTTGCCATACAACAAGGAAGAATAGCTGCACACAATATGTTAAGAGACGACAAAAAGGAATTTAACTTTATACccttttttaatacaaaCATTTTTGGAAAAAATTTCCGATATAGTGGATATGTAAAGAACtatgataaaataatatatgaagGAGATTTACTTAAACATAATTTTATTGGATACTTTGTTAAAAATGATAAGGTTGCATCAATTATAACATTAGGCAATAACAAAATGGCATCTTTAAATGAATGTATGGCAAAAAATAAAGTCCCTAAAGTTTACGAATTAGAAGGAGGCTTAAAAAATAGTGACAGTATGATAGCTTCactaaaaatataa
- a CDS encoding phosphoinositide-binding protein, putative: MMENYSTYEFKDNLIIKIIRTNDVKKRFYSYTEYILEFKVLNSQKVLKKRYSDFVTFYDLLKNELLTKFSESLEKISVLPSKKIFGRFNYNFIEERRQQLESFLMNITKYKNVYLCDNFYEFLCLDNITKYLYKLMCTRLEDICNIQKLLKKINYILFMSRNNTLKSAECDIINYLYYLKENIKLNNEIKFFILNIFLHHLTYTKTSENLLNVSLMRFSFDIIYENLLSNSINEVLLKTSSETILRIVDKRSDVFLDYLKNYNFKQICIIFNLINKKKERKDNKKIDNIVFNIYILISLLLLSSIHIKDIQNFFIIKNNNNNHNHNNNNNNKGLRILGYMYESQNINIQIICCIILSLLIINKTIKDEDVIYKTKMSILLIQNDLQNIKSVDYQLIEIICSKKNINLLNSILDLLLKDKILKYDLTLNDIEHYEKYTMYDNPFEKDLFYEQKIKYADFSNNDIILQFILFIINIGVTEFFLLKKNYKFLMKKKKLKIKLKKKELSEKMKLRKINRKTKQAQYMLTDKGKDYNTSSQNRNKNINKKNKSQPKKGEEYMYMSKYCNAPVQDDDDDDDYDDEYDSGFKDRLEAERSKNKKKELYENVDRDEYGDEYGDEYGDEYGDEYGDEYGDEDDDENDDENDDEDDDENDDEEDDQYDDDEEDDQYDNDDAYYDSHYDSAENFNVRVKGKMSRKINKRISNKKNKRMNKKGKKKKKDIEPSNASATSSCISSLYSFSSDYDSATNNNNNNNDDDDDKDYNKKNKKNYVLNLNMHVVKNISYDDDFSVHSGSIGNDLLFLEGEGSENGDVDSEDNDDNNYNDDNNYNDDNGNHNNNCGENLKNKYKNRNKRSSEKKNISNSSKYNKKNVTSSELREEIKMLKENRKKFVRRIRRINEQILLILCNEKMIHNIYKCANLNNYKIKFYASVILSYIPNINEMISNFSNQDYLNNRSMDSNIIMNNDNNKNNDTNNNKNNDTNNNKNNDTNNNKNNDTNNNKNNDTNNNKNNDTNNNKNNDTNNNDNNNNLNDDAYHNRFNENLNNVYNMNHEDCINNNNVKCFVDVEKDKNNLQYPYYGPIENYTKSSFASDSLAIRKNSKIFICSVEGDYYNYIYKFNIFNVLLYYLFNETYFYEHILVHLKKYIEEQSSLMNLKHFKIKKNEFTNTLLFNTLGKNMEKKNKGKNIKKNRNKKIYKKESFLSTTDKTNTKPKGPMSYGYKNNYGNNSYYNDSTHLNYMSKKNNVRVGECLIKNNKIGYDNNNASKDNIKENSGDMENSLVEYTPNNSVFGEVQSIRNDFDNIKMNNSNNINDMNNVHNGNNVNNGNNGNNRNNVNYCEQNKTNYNNEQIVLYSESKIYDHMHHVFNYISNIRKFGLLNNYIVELYMSIRKKLMSIDMDFLFDLLEKKVLEKNAMKDMINNLKKEYEYVNITYNDYINLQYECNKFINIIDKLYEEFDDIEKRRKKILRSHKIVHVNVCNYRKKLIHIEKMIEEAPTIKKCINDELYKIKINVGFYKKDRKKLSFFILLHKFYLDNYNIVINKLKNMNNLIENIELLSCTEYEKNKSLIYNELSYLLCNDIILIEMLKKKCKIEVAKNKNYSLLLAREKKMDTFSYNICNENKLIIINKENVMTDRKNMDLFQVKDDILEKYGYYFNKDNVLNMDHQRETQYNRSFDKMKNVKGVKNVKRVDNMYNVDNMYNVDNMYNVDNMYNVDNMYNVDNMYNVDNIYNVDDIYNVDNRYHMDNMDDNMYSMNNNTYDMYDMSNSCYKNMQNNFNDKSSDSDDIVVNKLGKKEQGIMQNVLKHKNDYYNNRGKTNSIYNFDTTLEDFNNNIKDNKVILSVDEIGVEKNVKMNEKRKPTDHNYHDENYRRTNYYNKNYRDDIFSESNEKDKMMMLLHDDQNEDSVPVELDEGNVEEEDEENQDHDHDQDELEENALNTEFVSSDEDNIDLKKRIDEFNNYKNDDIKGLLPEDIKVDDTITKKRFLEIFDIIKNRKKQIEKMTTHQNSEIYKNIHKYNTLLNKCNMRINFNQKRYAKLRKQMASINTSTMIKKSESIYKTIREWDDKINLLNDDIKVVEHEKKEKEKEIAIQRKKLDKKEKEKNQKKEELRLLVTEMYKHNNKIKKKYKKDEKIILLILYNSWFLYHYIYIIYLNTIKLKNFLSYKQNINEQCLSSAKQTILNINFFSELLDENDCQLF, translated from the exons ATGATGGAAAATTATTCAACATATGAATTTAAagataatttaataataaaaattataagaaCTAATGATGTTAAAAAGAGATTTTATAGTTATACG GAATATATTTTGGAGTTTAAGGTTCTGAACAGTCAGAAAGTTCTGAAGAAAAGATATTCTGATTTTGTTACCTTttatgatttattaaaaaatgagtTACTCACAAAATTTAGCGAATCCTTAGAAAAAATTAGTGTTCTTCCCtccaaaaaaatattcGGAAGGTTTAACTACAACTTTATAGAAGA acGAAGGCAACAACTGGAATCCtttttaatgaatataacaaaatataagaatGTGTACTTGTGTGACAACTTCTACGAATTTTTGTGCTtagataatataacaaaatatttatacaagTTAATGTGCACGAGGTTGGAAgatatttgtaatattcAAAAGCTACttaagaaaataaattatattttattcatgTCACGAAATAATACATTGAAAAGTGCAGAATgtgatattataaattatttatattatttaaaagaaaatataaaattaaataatgaaataaaattttttatattaaatatatttcttcatcatttaACTTATACAAAAACATCAGAGAATTTATTGAATGTTTCTTTGATGAGATTTTCCtttgatattatatatgaaaatttattaaGTAATAGTATAAATGAGGTTCTATTAAAAACATCTTCTGAAACCATATTACGAATTGTTGATAAAAGAAGTGATGTATTTTTagattatttaaaaaattataactTTAAACagatatgtataatatttaatctgataaataaaaagaaagaaagaaaagataataaaaagattgataatatagtatttaatatatatatattaatatctttattattattatcttctatacatattaaggatattcaaaatttttttattataaaaaataataataataatcataatcataataataataataataataaaggtTTACGTATATTAGGATATATGTATGAAAGTCAGAATattaatatacaaattatttgttgtattattttgtctttacttataattaataaaactATTAAAGATGAGGatgttatttataaaacaaaaatgtCGATACTATTAATTCAAAATgatttacaaaatataaaaagtgTCGATTATCAATTGATAGAAATAATTTGtagtaaaaaaaacattaaCCTCTTAAATTCAATTcttgatttattattaaaagataaaatattgaaatatGATTTAACGTTAAACGATATTGAGcattatgaaaaatatactATGTATGATAATCCTTTTGAAAAagatttattttatgaacagaaaattaaatatgcagatttttcaaataatgatattatattacaatttatactttttatcattaatattgGTGTAACTGAATTTTTCTTgcttaaaaaaaattataaatttcttatgaaaaaaaaaaaattaaaaatcaaacttaaaaaaaaagagttatctgaaaaaatgaaattgAGGAAAATTAATAGGAAAACCAAGCAGGCGCAATATATGTTAACAGATAAAGGGAAAGATTATAACACGAGCTCAcaaaatagaaataaaaatataaataaaaaaaacaaaagccaaccaaaaaaaggagaagaatatatgtatatgtcCAAGTATTGTAATGCACCTGTGCAGGATGATGACGACGACGATgattatgatgatgaatACGATAGTGGATTTAAAGACCGTTTAGAAGCTGAAAGGAGtaagaataaaaagaaagaacTATATGAAAATGTTGATAGGGATGAATATGGAGATGAATATGGAGATGAATATGGAGACGAATATGGAGATGAATATGGTGATGAATATGGtgatgaagatgatgacgaaaatgatgatgaaaatgatgatgaagatgatgatgaaaatgatgatgaagagGATGATCaatatgatgatgatgaagagGATGATCAATATGACAATGACGATGCTTATTACGATTCTCATTATGACAGTGCTGAGAATTTTAATGTTCGTGTGAAAGGGAAAATGAGCAGaaagataaataaaagaatttctaataaaaaaaataagcgtatgaataaaaaaggaaagaaaaaaaagaaagataTAGAACCTTCGAACGCTTCAGCAACGAGCTCTTGTATTTCGTCTCTGTATTCATTTTCCAGCGATTATGACAGTGcaacaaataataataataataataatgatgatgatgatgataagGATTATAACAagaagaataaaaaaaattatgtgTTAAATTTAAACATGCATGTTGTAAAGAATATATCGTATGATGATGATTTTAGTGTACACTCGGGAAGTATAGGAAATGATCTTTTGTTTTTAGAAGGAGAAGGCAGTGAAAACGGTGATGTTGATAGTGaagataatgatgataataattataatgatgataataattataatgatgataatggtaatcataataataactGTGGAGAAAATCTAAagaacaaatataaaaatagaaataaaaggtcaagtgaaaaaaaaaatatttcgaattcatcaaaatataataaaaaaaatgtaacaTCATCTGAGTTGAgagaagaaataaaaatgttgaAAGAGAACAGGAAAAAGTTTGTACGTAGAATAAGAAGGATAAATGAACagatattattaatattatgtaacGAAAAGATgatacataatatatataagtgtgccaatttaaataattataaaataaaattttatgcTTCTGTAATATTATCGTATATACctaatattaatgaaatgatatctaatttttctaatcaagattatttaaataatagGAGTATGGatagtaatattataatgaacaatgataataataaaaataatgacactaataataataaaaataatgacactaataataataaaaataatgacactaataataataaaaacaatgacactaataataataaaaacaatgacactaataataataaaaacaatgacactaataataataaaaacaatgacactaataataatgataataataacaatttgAATGACGATGCGTATCATAATAGGTTTAATGAAAACCTAAACAATGTGTATAATATGAACCATGAAgattgtataaataataataatgtaaaatGTTTTGTAGATGttgaaaaagataaaaataatttacaGTATCCGTATTATGGACCTATagaaaattatacaaaatCTTCATTTGCTTCAGATAGCCTTGCGATAAGAAAGAATAGtaaaattttcatatgtAGTGTTGAAGGagattattataattatatatataagtttaatatttttaatgttttattatattatttatttaatgaaaCGTATTTTTATGAACATATACTTGTAcatttaaagaaatatattgaaGAACAGAGTTCTCTTATGAATTTAAAgcattttaaaataaaaaagaatgaaTTTACGAATACACTACTTTTTAATACGTTaggaaaaaatatggaaaagaaaaataaagggaaaaacataaaaaaaaataggaataagaaaatttataaaaaagagaGTTTTCTAAGTACGACAGATAAAACGAATACGAAACCTAAGGGACCTATGTCATAtggatataaaaataattatggtaataattcttattataatgatagtACTCATCTTAATTATATGAGCAAGAAGAATAATGTTCGTGTGGGTGAATGTCtcattaaaaataataaaattggATATGATAACAATAATGCAAGTAAGgataatattaaagaaaacTCCGGGGATATGGAAAATTCCCTTGTCGAGTACACACCAAATAATAGTGTTTTCGGAGAGGTTCAAAGTATACGTAACGattttgataatataaaaatgaacaattcaaacaatataaatgatatgaATAATGTACACAATGGGAACAATGTGAACAATGGGAACAATGGGAACAATAGGAACAATGTTAATTATTGTGAACAGAACAAAACAAATTATAACAATGAACAAATAGTTTTATACAGTGAATCCAAAATTTATGATCACATGCATCACGTTTTTAACTACATTTCGAATATAAGGAAATTTGGacttttaaataattacatTGTGGAGTTGTATATGAGCATTCGAAAGAAATTAATGAGTATCGATATGGATTTTctttttgatttattaGAAAAGAAAGTTCTTGAGAAGAATGCCATGAAAGATATGATAAATAACTTAAAGAAGGAATATgaatatgttaatataacgtataatgattatataaactTACAATATGaatgtaataaatttataaatataatcGATAAGTTGTATGAAGAATTCGATGatattgaaaaaagaagaaagaAGATATTAAGAAGTCATAAAATCGTGCATGTAAATGTTTGTAATTATAGAAAGaaattaatacatatagAAAAGATGATAGAAGAAGCTCCtacaattaaaaaatgtataaatgatgaattatataaaataaaaataaatgtaggtttctataaaaaggatagaaaaaaattatccttttttatattgttgcataaattttatttagataattataatattgttattaataaattaaaaaatatgaataatttaatagaaaatattGAATTATTATCCTGTACagaatatgaaaaaaataaaagtttaatatataacgaattatcatatttattatgtaatgatattatattaatagaaatgttaaagaaaaaatgtaaaatagAAGTTGccaaaaataaaaattattctttACTATTAGCAAGggagaaaaaaatggatacctttagttataatatatgtaatgaaaataaactaataattataaataaggAGAATGTTATGACTGACCGTAAAAATATGGATTTGTTTCAAGTAAAAGATGACATTCTTGAGAAGTAtggttattattttaataaggATAATGTCTTAAATATGGACCACCAGAGGGAAACTCAATACAATAGGTCCTTtgataaaatgaaaaatgtGAAAGGTGTAAAAAATGTGAAAAGAGTGgataatatgtataatgtggataatatgtataatgtggataatatgtataatgtGGATAATATGTACAATGTGGATAATATGTACAATGTGGATAATATGTACAATGtggataatatatataatgtggatgatatatataatgtgGATAATAGGTACCATATGGATAATATGGATGATAACATGTACTCCATGAATAATAACACGTATGACATGTACGATATGTCTAACAGCTGTTACAAGAACATGCAGAATAACTTTAATGACAAAAGTAGCGACAGTGATGATATTGTAGTAAATAAATTAGGAAAGAAAGAACAAGGTATTATGCAAAATGTATTAAAGCATAAGaatgattattataataatcgAGGGAAAACCaattcaatatataattttgataCAACTCTTGAagattttaataataatattaaagataataaagTTATCTTGTCAGTCGACGAAATTGGtgttgaaaaaaatgtaaagaTGAATGAGAAAAGAAAACCTACTGATCATAATTATCATGATGAGAATTATAGAAGAActaattattataataaaaattatagaGATGATATCTTCAGTGAATCtaatgaaaaagataaaatgATGATGCTACTTCATGATGATCAAAATGAAGATTCGGTACCTGTAGAACTAGATGAAGGAAATGTAGAAGAGGAAGATGAAGAAAACCAGGACCACGATCATGATCAGGACGAATTAGAAGAGAATGCTTTGAATACCGAATTTGTTTCTAGTgatgaagataatatagatttaaaaaagaggattgatgaatttaataattataaaaatgatgatataaaagGATTATTACCCGAAGATATAAAAGTAGATGATACCATAACTAAAAAAAGATTTCTAGAAATATTTGATATCATTaaaaacagaaaaaaacaaatcGAAAAAATGACAACACATCAAAACAGTgagatatataaaaatatacataaatataatacattattaaataaatgtaatatgCGAATAAATTTTAATCAAAAGAGGTATGCCAAGTTGAGGAAGCAAATGGCTTCAATAAATACAAGTACGATGATAAAGAAATCGGAGTCTATATACAAAACGATCAGAGA gtGGGACGATAAAATCAACTTGCTGAACGACGATATAAAAGTTGTCGAGCACGagaagaaagaaaaagaaaaagaaattgctatacaaagaaaaaagctggacaaaaaagaaaaagagaaaaatcaaaaaaaagaagaattaCGATTATTAGTTACAGAAATGTATAAgcataataataaaatcaaaaaaaaatataaaaaagatgaaaaaattatcttattaatattatacaacTCATGGTTCctatatcattatatatatatcatatatttaaatactataaaattaaaaaatttcttatcatataaacaaaatataaatgaacaGTGTCTATCATCCGCCAAACAAActattttaaatattaacTTTTTTTCCGAGCTCTTAGATGAAAATGATTGTCAACTTTTTTAA